A region of Anaerolineales bacterium DNA encodes the following proteins:
- a CDS encoding Fe-S-binding domain-containing protein: MTNPLILVTFFPLLGVLALLFVRSDRKTLMRWISLLVSLVTFGLSIWMLTLFDKANPELQLGFNLPWIQVANWNISFIMGVDGLSILLVLLTTFLTPISILSTWTAVEERVKEFMIFFLLLEVGMLGVFLAQDLFLFYIFWEFTLVPMYFLIGIWGGPRRIYAAIKFFLYTMAGSILMLLAILWLGINQGTFSVPDLIKNGGIPGNIQLWLFLAFAAAFAIKVPMWPLHSWLPDAHVEAPTAGSVILAGVLLKMGTYGFLRFNLPLFPDAVKQAAPWMALLAVIGILYGAAVSYAQKDIKKLVAYSSVSHLGFVMLGLFALNAQGVEGAILQMINHGLSTGALFLLVGMVYEQTHTREFSVYGGLWKIMPVYGTVMLIVALSSMGLPGLNGFIGEFAILLGAFGSKAIGSPWFAGLAAAGVILAAVYILYMFQKMFLGPEGSIVEDVKKHGHALRDLNLREIVTVLPLLVFIFWIGLYPKPFFDLIAPAVEKLLIAFH, from the coding sequence ATTACCAATCCCCTCATCCTGGTGACATTCTTCCCACTGCTGGGTGTCCTGGCACTGCTCTTTGTCCGCTCGGATCGCAAGACTCTCATGCGCTGGATCAGCCTGCTGGTCTCCCTGGTCACTTTTGGTCTGTCGATCTGGATGCTGACGTTGTTCGACAAGGCCAACCCAGAACTGCAGTTGGGATTTAACCTGCCCTGGATCCAGGTGGCAAACTGGAATATCAGTTTCATCATGGGCGTGGACGGTCTGAGCATCCTGCTGGTGTTGCTTACCACCTTCCTGACCCCCATTTCCATCCTTTCCACCTGGACTGCGGTCGAGGAACGGGTGAAAGAGTTCATGATCTTCTTCCTGCTGCTGGAAGTGGGCATGTTGGGCGTTTTCCTGGCGCAGGATCTGTTCCTGTTCTACATCTTCTGGGAATTCACCCTGGTGCCGATGTACTTCCTGATCGGCATCTGGGGCGGACCGCGCCGCATCTACGCCGCCATCAAGTTCTTCCTGTACACCATGGCTGGCTCGATCCTGATGCTGCTGGCCATCCTGTGGCTGGGCATCAACCAGGGTACCTTCAGCGTACCCGACCTGATCAAGAACGGCGGCATTCCCGGCAACATCCAGCTTTGGTTGTTCCTGGCTTTCGCAGCTGCCTTCGCCATCAAGGTACCCATGTGGCCGCTGCACTCGTGGCTGCCAGACGCACACGTGGAAGCCCCCACCGCCGGTTCTGTGATCCTGGCGGGTGTACTGCTGAAGATGGGCACGTATGGCTTCCTGCGCTTCAACCTGCCTCTTTTCCCTGATGCGGTCAAGCAAGCCGCACCCTGGATGGCTCTCCTGGCAGTCATTGGCATCCTGTACGGCGCGGCTGTCTCGTACGCGCAGAAGGACATCAAGAAACTGGTTGCTTATTCATCGGTCAGCCACCTGGGCTTTGTAATGCTGGGCTTGTTTGCCCTGAATGCCCAGGGGGTGGAGGGGGCCATCCTGCAGATGATCAACCACGGTTTGAGCACGGGTGCGTTGTTCCTCCTGGTGGGCATGGTGTACGAGCAAACTCACACGCGGGAATTCAGTGTGTACGGTGGATTGTGGAAGATCATGCCGGTGTATGGCACGGTGATGTTGATCGTGGCCCTCTCATCGATGGGCTTGCCTGGTCTGAACGGTTTCATCGGCGAATTTGCGATCCTGCTGGGTGCGTTTGGCTCCAAGGCCATCGGCTCACCCTGGTTTGCCGGGTTGGCCGCGGCGGGTGTCATTCTGGCGGCTGTGTATATCCTGTACATGTTCCAGAAGATGTTCCTGGGACCCGAAGGCTCGATCGTGGAAGATGTGAAGAAGCACGGGCATGCCCTGCGCGACCTGAATTTGCGCGAAATCGTCACCGTCCTGCCTCTTCTGGTCTTCATCTTCTGGATTGGCCTGTACCCCAAGCCATTCTTTGACCTGATCGCTCCTGCAGTAGAAAAACTACTGATCGCCTTTCATTAG